A segment of the Polyodon spathula isolate WHYD16114869_AA chromosome 17, ASM1765450v1, whole genome shotgun sequence genome:
AATACGTATGGTTTTACCAGCATATCACTTATTTGCAGTATTGTTTAAGAATAGTAATTCGAATTCAGTTAGTAATTTCAGGTTGAAGTACACACGTTTTCCAGGCCTTAGCTACATAATGACACCTTGGCTTTGTTTATGGTTGGTTTTCCGTTGGTTTGTCTACTTCCACATTTAGTTGTCTGTAAGGTGATGTGTTTGGAACGCATGTAATTATCATAACAAGGCACCCTATGATAATCAAAATGGATTGTTGTCACCATCGCATGCACTAAACTTTCGGTGCTAACATCCCCCTCAGCAAGCAACTAATTTGAGTATCTTCTTGTAGGGCCAAATGCCCAGAATATTATAACTGATTTCGAATAAACACAGtgtgaagaatatatatatatatatatatatatatatatatatatatatatatatatatatatatatattttttggtgtaATTTGCATTGAAACTATTTAAATGATACAGAGCGTATGGcttatttaatctttttatatttttgaagtgCTTTATTtgtagcatttgtttttcttaacagaTTCGTTGAACACGTGTACAAGAAGATACCTGTGGAAAGGATAGCAAATACATATCATTTTCTATTGCTATTATTCATTTGCATTATATAGTTGCGGTTTGAATAACACCCTGGcattttctgaaatgtttaaTGGCATTGGTGTGTACATTAAACATTAAAGACAGTATATACATATCTGGACCTTGACTGGCCACCTGAAACCTCTTCAGTCATTATGAATGCAAAAAATGATTAGTCCAGACTAATATTCCAAAATCATTTCACTTCTACACAGTGGTGTTAAATTGGTAACTCAATGTAGGGGTGTGTAGAAGTTAGTAAAACTATCGTTGATATTATGGAAAACCAAGAAAATGAAGACCGCAATGGTAAGTTACACGTCACTTAACCTTTTACTGGCTTTCAGCATCTCTCTGATATCCAAATAATTTCTTAATGTACTGCATGGAAAAATGTTTGGTTTTGCAGAGAACGCCCTGCAGTTGGATGACAGCCTGACTAATATTAATtggctgggaaggttttcttgtAAAGGCATAGCTCAAGATAAAGGAAAGAAGATCACAAAGACTAAGGTAAGTAATGTAAAAACAGCAAGTGAAGGGGGCTCCTGACTGGCGCATCCATTaaaagcgctccacgtggagtgcaggatgtgtcctatagcctggggatcgcaggttcgagtccaggctatgtcacagccgaccgggagttcctagggggtggcacacaattgacTGAGCGCTGCCCGGCtagggagggcctaggtcggcgggggggttgcgagtggtgagctgcggatacagataataattggcaCACTAATGATCTTTATCCAAGTCTACTCTGCCTAGTCTTAATATGATTCTGAATATAGTTACAGTAGGATGTTTCCATAATCTGTTTTAACAAAACTACTTGTCATGGGCATACTACAAAGACTGGCATCTAATTGAATGTTAAATGGTATATACATACCCCTTATGAGTAGAAAATGGCaagaataatatataaaatgtgcttgTTTTGCTTTAGATTGTGAAGCCTCCAAGATCTCCGTCAACTAAGCGTCCACCATATTCCTATTCAGAGTTGATAAAACTTGCCATCGGCAGTGTACCGGAAAAACAGTTGCCACTTCGACAGATATATGCCTGGGTAGAAGAGCATTTTCCATACTACAAATACGAAGCCAACCCAGGGTGGAAGGTAAACCTATTGATAGGAGGATGGAGTACTTTGCATCAGATTTTGgaattgaattattgatttaCCTAATATTGCTATCACAAGTTAGTGATTTAAATTTttgtaatgtattcttttttttaaaacctgtttttcaaCCTTTCATCTCTCCTTTTTTCTTGCATTGCTTAGTGGTGAAAAAGTTGATTTGCAATTGGCTAGCTTTAGTCAAATATTACCTCAATATAAGGGAATATTTTAAAGGTCATTAGTATGACCCAGATACCACCTCAGAAAATGGAAACAATAACATTTTCTGTGGAGGAATCTGGGTTTCTATTCAaaatctgtttgaaaaaaaaaacatttagccttTAATGGCTTAATCACGTATTCTTGGTTATAGTCATTTTTTTGAGAAATGCTTAATAATAGTTAAGTGCATGTACAATCAGACAGTAggcttgaaaaaagaaaagcctATTCACTGAATTCAAAATGTCTGTAGGTGGGGGCCAAATTGTACAGAGGAAATGTTCAAGCAGGTTTCAAGTAACTTCTTgtgtcccctctctctctctctctctctctctctctctctctctcttttttttaatactgcagtaTTCTGTTTTTTGACCCATGTTTGTTTTTGATAGAACTCAATCCGACACAGCCTTTCTATGCGGGACATCTTTGTGAGACGGACAGATAGAAATAGCAGAACTGCGTACTGGACTATTAAATCCAACCCTGAAACTCAAAGCTGCCAATCTAATGAGCAGAATGTAAGTGTGAATGCTAGATCTTTCAGCACATGTATAACTGtactcactctgtgtgtgtgtgtgtgtgtgtgtgtgtgtgtgtgtgtgtatgtgtatatatatatatatatatatatatatattttaatgatatatcTTTGTCAGATCCTCTTAAAGTTAACAACTTTTGTAATGTTCTCAATATAATGAAGAAGCCACCATTAGACCACGTGCACAATATCCAGTGTTAACCTTAATTTTGGTAATGTGTAtgggttgctttttttttcacaatctatgtattttctttttagtatCTAGGTCAGGTGCTAAATGGCCAATTAAACTATGTCCCTAACCTTCCCATGATGATTAATGTGGTAAGATTTAGTTTTCGATGTTTTATGAATTGTTAAAATTAATTGTGACGGTATTGATTGTGCTGGTAGTAAGAGTCAGAACTGCAACAACAGGCTTGAATTTTGCATTTTCAATAGTTAAGCTAGAATGGTAAACAAGCTCCTTATCTCCTGTTTTTAAGATGCAAAAATGCTATTTCTCTTTTTGTATTCTAGAATAATAGAGTTACTATCGTGCCACCACAAAATAAAGGTAATCTTACTGTAAACTTTCTATTAGTGTATCTGGGGTCTCATGAGAATATATTcaaggataccaagatatttagtgtgTAAGTAATCTGCCTAGGGCAAGAAATGCCCCACCTCCAGTTCCTCTCGCCAAACACCTTGCACTCGTGAGGTTTGCTCATTACATTGTCTTGCATACATTTCAAATGCAGACAGATATATGTCCAGGCTGCCAATTAGTAAGCAAGGGGTCTAAGTGGGGTAATCACCAGGTGTAAAAAAGAACTTTCTGCATGTGTGCCATTAACTGGAGAATAGGGTTTGTCTTtccgtgtgtgtatatatttgtgaAGTAAATATATCCTAAACAAATCCATTGTTTGCTTTATAAGCTGTCTctgtaaagaaaatgaaagcCTTACTTCCCCGAGGGATTGCTCCACGCCTCATTCCTGTTCCCATTTTCATAAACCCTCCTGTAATGTGTGAGCCATCTTCTGTGCCATTGTCTACTCCACCCATCACTCAAGCTTCTAGGAGAAAGAGGGTAATCGCTCCAAAGGTAATGTACTACACACGTTTGGATTTCTGAGAAGCTTGAGTATTCTGTTGCCCTCTGACTGGTAGACAGATAAGCAGTAGCTAATATATTAATGTAGTGGTTATTAGTACACCATCTTGGTCTGAATGATTTATATTGCAATTGTTGTCTGTTTAAAGGTCATGGTATGTTTTGTATCTTTGTGACTTTGGTGTACTAAAACATGTCGTTATTGTGCCAAAATGAATTCTGTGCCCCCAAACAAAGATTGTTCTCtaaatgtgccaattaaataCCAGATGCACCAATCCATTACATAGGGTTTATATCGCATTCCTTTTGCACGTTGCAGATTTCATATTTTTCAGGAATTCCATAATGCTGCTAATTTACTTTTAAGTAATTGTACATGATGGGGGTGgtggttgtttttaaaagtacttttgttcttcttttttccAGCTTCCCGTATCAAGGAACTTGCTTCCTGGAATGTCTTCTTCCGGAGAGTGTAGTACACAAGCCCCTTCAAATGAGACTGCAGCTGCACCCGGGTCAGTTATAGCTAAACGATGGAAACGATCTGGTCAGCCCAGACTTCATCAGAAGCTGAAACAGAAACACCAGACGCTAGCAGAGCCTCACTTGCAGTTGCAGGAGAATCTTGTTCTGTCTACTGACTCTGGCTTAGAAATTGATGAAGACGTCTCATTAGAACAGAAGACAAACTGTGAGAGATTTACTTCCTCTCCCTTTAAAACCCCTACAAAAAATAATCTGGTGGGCCTGGCCACATCGACTCCATGCAGGGGATCTCGCTGTCTTTCCCCAAGTGGGATTCTTTCCTCATGGAAGACAGGGCTGACTCCTCCCAAGTTTGTGGACAGTTTATTGGATGGTAGTTTATTTAAATCTCCCGGTGCAGGGAGTTGGGGATGTATAAGTCTCGGATTTTCAACCCTTGGTGACAATGTGAAGACCATCCTTGACAATAACAATAGTGAGAAAGATTTGACAGAGTTCAGTTTCCTTGGTTTTACTCCAATTAAAAATGGCAGACTTTCAGAGGGATCAGGATTTGACCAACAGAATGAGAGCTTGCCAAGAGTCTTTTCCAATTTTACACTCCCAGATACTGGAGAGGGAACTGACTTAGCCAACATTAGCTGGTCTGCTTTTACTGCAGGGAATAATTGATAGTGTTATGGATCACGAGATGATGCACAGTATTAATTTCTAATATGTAAACAATCATTTTGgagaaacatgtttgtttattgaatCTGTGTCATGTTACTGTGATTCATTATGTAGCAGGTTTCACTCTAAATGGCTTGCAAGGgacataatgtaaataaaatgtattctaatAGAACGTATTTATGTTAAGATATAAATGTTTGCTTGGGGGGTGGGGAAATAAATATTCAACTTGGCAAAAAATAAAGTTGACATgccttgtgtgttttttgttttgttaaatataggCGTACAGCATTTCTGgatcttttaaaatgaacttcaAGCTATTTCCTGTATGTAAGCTAAAGCACACAAACTGTTAATGCTATAGCCCTTGAAAACTGCCCTGCATATCTGGCCTACATAAATGTCAAAGCATCTCATTACTGCATCACACCGCCTGCATTTTGAGAACACTTTCTCCAGGCTCAGCTGGGTGATTGTGTTTCCAGGATCTAAaagaatacaaatgaaaatgtatatgtatttaagtAGATATGCTTGTGTTGCTTAAAGTCAGACGTTGCACTTGCCAaagatttttaatttatttattatagacaAGAATGTAAAGTCTTGTCTTTTATAGCCATTTGGACTAGTGTAAACACTGAGTTTAGGTTTATTAACAGATTTCAGCTGGATGTGTGGTACAGTATTTCCAAGCCAGTGTTGTTGTACTCAGATATGTTCTTTCTTGGTGGGTAGTTGCTGCTGTCAATAGCAAAGCACAGGCCTGTCTTTAATTAGAAACCTGAGTTAAGAATGGGGAATTACATGCGACTGCTTTTTCAAACTTTGTCTGTCTAGGGTATGTTGCATATCTGCTTGAACAGACTATGTGTGGAAGGCACATACAGTAATAGAATCTGAATATGAACCCTATACAACAAGTCACCTCCGTTCACGTGAAACTTGGGGTTGGGTGTGATAACACCACAGTGATGGAGCCCCACAATTTCTCTGGTACAGCTGCCTCACCACTtacacaaaattattattactgtataccTAGTGTAGCATTTTAGCCATTgctataatatacagtagtatttTTATGTGGTTCATTGAATGTGAAAACAGTCTACAAAGCAAGAGCGGTGTTGCTGTAAACTATATTCAATGTTCAATCCCGGTGACTTGTGCCAGTCCTAGCAGTCTCGTTATTATCGCCTCTTTCGCATCCTCGCGGTCATAGTGCAGTTGGCGTATGTTCAAACGTCAGAGCGTTTGCTTCACCCACAGTCTATAAAAAGGCTGCAGTCTGGAGTGTTCTCATTTCTGCTAAGCTGGTAGCTACGCGTTGTGTAGACGCACGGCATCTTTTGGAGATGTTTTATTCAGGGCTGCTCACAGAAGGCAGTAGGAAGGAGATGGAAATGCGAGAGGCGGCTTCTCTGCGGCAGCAGCGGAGAATGAAGCAGACAGTCCAGTTTATGCACAAGGATTCTGCAGATTTACTTCCAATTGACGGACTGAAGAAACTGGGCACCTCTAAGGAAACcgtaagtttttttaaaaaaattatttgtggTTATTGCGGCTTGCTAAAAAATAATTgtcactatttttttgtttttctctaacAAATGGGCAGGTAGATATTGtataaatgtaacaaaatgtgCGATCACGATAAAGCATCACTTTAaagtatttttcattaaaatatgtgCTTTTTGAAATCTGGGTGAATACTGAATTATTTTTGCATTCTGCAAGTGTGGTTCTAAGGTTGCACTGGAGTGTATTAAAGTTAGCTGAGATACATT
Coding sequences within it:
- the LOC121330269 gene encoding forkhead box protein M1-like, with the protein product MENQENEDRNENALQLDDSLTNINWLGRFSCKGIAQDKGKKITKTKIVKPPRSPSTKRPPYSYSELIKLAIGSVPEKQLPLRQIYAWVEEHFPYYKYEANPGWKNSIRHSLSMRDIFVRRTDRNSRTAYWTIKSNPETQSCQSNEQNYLGQVLNGQLNYVPNLPMMINVNNRVTIVPPQNKAVSVKKMKALLPRGIAPRLIPVPIFINPPVMCEPSSVPLSTPPITQASRRKRVIAPKLPVSRNLLPGMSSSGECSTQAPSNETAAAPGSVIAKRWKRSGQPRLHQKLKQKHQTLAEPHLQLQENLVLSTDSGLEIDEDVSLEQKTNCERFTSSPFKTPTKNNLVGLATSTPCRGSRCLSPSGILSSWKTGLTPPKFVDSLLDGSLFKSPGAGSWGCISLGFSTLGDNVKTILDNNNSEKDLTEFSFLGFTPIKNGRLSEGSGFDQQNESLPRVFSNFTLPDTGEGTDLANISWSAFTAGNN